A single Oryctolagus cuniculus chromosome 18, mOryCun1.1, whole genome shotgun sequence DNA region contains:
- the LOC138846548 gene encoding cocaine esterase-like — MCLQDAAIMTAATEFLFNTALPSTPVSEDCLYLSVYAPAHAHEDSSLPVMVWIHGGGLTTGMASMYDGSALAAFEDVVVVTIQYRLGVLGFFSTGDHHAAGNWGYLDQVAALRWVQQNIAHFGGNPGRVTIFGESAGAISVSSHVVSPMSQGLFHRAIMESGVAVLPLFITTSSEVVSTMVANLSACGQVNSEALVRCLRGKSEEEMLAITQAFRSIPGVVDGVFLPRHPQELLASSDFRPIPSIIGVNNDEYGWLLPRAHQPPQSIRTLDSQKDIDREAMRAILRTSLAQLMLPPESGDVLMEEYMGSSEDPQTLKAQFQEMMADGLFVMPALQVAHLQRPHAPVYFYEFQHRPHFLKDKKPPHVKADHGDELAFVFGIFFVNRQVPLTEEEELLSRRVMKFWANFARNGNPNGEGLPHWPVFDQDERYLQLNMQPAVGQALKARRLQFWTHTLPQRVQELRGAEQHTEL; from the exons AT GTGTCTGCAGGATGCAGCTATAATGACCGCGGCGACCGAGTTCCTCTTTAACACAGCCTTGCCTTCCACCCCCGTGTCAGAGGACTGCCTGTACCTCAGCGTCTACGCACCGGCCCACGCCCACGAGGACTCCAGCCTCCCT GTGATGGTGTGGATCCACGGTGGCGGACTGACTACGGGCATGGCTTCCATGTATGACGGTTCTGCGCTGGCGGCATTTGAGGACGTGGTGGTGGTCACCATCCAGTACcgcctgggagtcctgggcttcttcag CACTGGAGACCATCACGCCGCCGGCAACTGGggctacctggaccaagtggccgCGCTGCGCTGGGTCCAGCAGAATATCGCCCACTTTGGAGGCAACCCTGGCCGGGTCACCATTTTCGGCGAGTCTGCTGGTGCCATAAGTGTGTCATCCCATGTGGTGTCACCCATGTCCCAGGGTCTCTTCCACAGAGCCATCATGGAGAGTGGGGTTGCCGTGCTGCCTCTCTTCATCACCACCTCATCGGAGGTGGTCTCCACA ATGGTGGCCAACCTGTCCGCCTGTGGCCAGGTGAACTCCGAGGCCCTGGTGCGCTGCCTGCGGGGCAAGAGTGAAGAGGAGATGCTGGCCATCACCCAG GCCTTCAGATCCATCCCTGGCGTGGTGGACGGGGTCTTCCTGCCCAGGCacccccaggagctgctggcgTCGTCGGACTTCAGACCCATCCCCAGCATCATCGGTGTCAACAACGACGAGTATGGCTGGCTCCTCCCCAGG GCTCATCAACCCCCCCAGAGCATACGGACCCTGGACTCCCAGAAGGACATCGACCGAGAGGCCATGCGGGCCATTCTGAGGACATCTTTAGCACAGTTG ATGCTGCCGCCTGAGTCTGGGGACGTGTTGATGGAGGAGTACATGGGGAGCAGCGAGGACCCCCAGACCCTCAAGGCCCAGTTCCAGGAGATGATGGCAGACGGCCTCTTCGTGATGCCTGCGCTCCAAGTGGCCCATCTTCAGC GCCCCCACGCGCCTGtctacttctatgagttccagcaccggccccacttccTAAAGGACAAGAAGCCACCCCACGTGAAGGCTGACCACGGGGATGAGCTGGCCTTTGTCTTTGGCATCTTCTTTGTAAACCGCCAAG tgcccctcactgaggaggaggagctgctgagcaGGAGGGTGATGAAGTTCTGGGCCAACTTTGCTCGCAACGG GAACCCCAACGGCGAGGGCCTGCCGCACTGGCCCGTGTTCGACCAGGACGAGCGATACCTGCAGCTGAACATGCAGCCtgcagtgggccaggccctgaaggccCGCAGGCTCCAGTTCTGgacccacaccctgccccagagGGTCCAGGAGCTAAGGGGCGCTGAGCAGCACACAGAGCTGTAG